One Aegilops tauschii subsp. strangulata cultivar AL8/78 chromosome 2, Aet v6.0, whole genome shotgun sequence genomic window, GCTCTTGGCAAAAGAAATTTCATTAGTTCTAAATGTTAAGAGGCCACTCTTGGAGAGGATATCAAGATGCACAGGAGCACAAATTGGCTCATCAATTGAAAATATTGCTTCAGCAAGGCTAGGCCAGTGTGAAATGTTTAAGGTGCAgaaatttctggaatttccatcAGGAAAGCAGACAAACAGGAGATCAACTAAAACATTGATGTTCTTTGAAGGCTGCCCAAGGCGTTTGGGCTGCACGGTAAGTATCTCTCTGCTGTTCCATGCACTATTCAAAATATCGGCCGATATTTAAGTTAACTGCCCAATTAACTGCTACTCGGCACCTAACCGAATCAAATAACCCCTACTCAGCCCATTAACTGGTCCAGCCTATTTATCGGTCCAACAGCCGATAAATGGCCAAATTATCGGGCTGTCCGATCAATTGCTAGATGGGGTATATAGCTTATTTGGTCCAAAATGTAGCCCGTTTCGCCGCCCCACGCTCTAGGTCTGGTCCTCCTGCTTCTCCCAGAGTCTCCTCTCCTCGGTGATCTGTGAAAGGTGATTGGTGATGCACTGATGTGTATGTATGTTGTTGTGCAGCTACCAACCCTTGTCTGCTACTAACGTGTACAATAGCATATTTTgacatctactccctccgttcctaaatataagtctttttagagattccactacaaactacatacggagaaaaatgaatgaatttacactctaaacatgtctatatacatccgtatgtagtttgtagtgaaatctctaaaaagacttatatttaggaacggagggagtagtacattgcatgttgctatgtagcctaggatatATAGATAAGCCCTTATTGACCTACCGATAAATTAGGTTAATAGGCCGATTCGCCGATTAATCGACCGAGCAGCTACCAGTTACCGATATTTATGCTGAACATTGGTTCCATGTACATTTGATTGAAGTTGTGTTGCTAACACCAAGCATAAAACACTTGGTTGATAGATGACCTACAGAGAGTACTAGCTAATAATGTGACAAGTTTTCAGACTGAATTTCTATTTTCTTACACATTTATTATATTTCTAATAAATGTGCCTCAATTTAATTAGGTCTTACTGAGAGGGCCCTGTCGAGAGGAACTAAAAAAAGTTAAGCGTACAGTACAACTTGCAGTCTTTGCCGCCTATCACCTCTCTCTTGAAACATCATTCTTCGCTGACGAAGGCGCAACTCTTCCTAAAGGTCCTTCAAGGCCCGTAATAGAGTTGCCAGATATTCGAGGTGACACAGATTGTTTTGCTGGATCTGCTGGAGTTGGCATGCCTCATAAACTCAAACAAATACAAGGCGATGATTCACGAATGTTTGAGGAAATTTCTGTATCACCTAGATCATTATGTTTGAATGAGGAAGGTGAAAGTGTCGTCTTTGAGCACAGGGAATCTGGATCTCCTGTTGAGCACAGGGAATCTGGATCTCCTGTTGAGCACAGGGAATCTGGATCTCCTGTTGATGATTACTTACCCCATGCAATTGGTTCGTGCGAAGAGAGTAAAATTTCTCCATATTTCCTTGATCTTGATCCAAGAACTTCAGGTATTGTGATGCATTTTCATGACTCTGCTTTGTTTTTCATTGCAAACAATAACCGTCAAGATGTGGTACCAGGGAAGAAATGTCAAGAAGTAGACCATTGGAATCATAAACGACATCATGACTGTCCTGCCGGAGACTGTAATGACCAGAATGAATTTTCTGGTGAATTCTTTGGTACCAATGACAACCATCAGAGCATCTTAGTTTCCCTATCAAGCACTTGCATTCCCAAAAGCTTGGTATGTGAGCGTCCACAGCTCTTCCGCATTAAGTTTTACGGTAGCTTTGATAAGCCACTTGGGAGATACCTCCGGCAAGACTTATTTGATCAGGTACATTCCATACTCATCTGTATGTTGATGTTCATTATCATCATAGTTTTTGAAAATAATGTTTTGTCTATGTCCTTCCTCAGGCATATTGTTGTCCATCATGTAAAGAACCATCAGAATCACATGTAAGGTGCTATATTCATCAGCACGGAAGCTTAACAATTCGTGTTAGGCGGCTTCTGTCTCAGAAGTTGCCAGGGGAGCGTGATGGGAGGATATGGATGTGGCATAGATGCCTCAAGTGCGAACCTAAGAATGGTGTACCACCTGCTACGCGGAGGGTAATTATGTCAGATGCTGCTTGGGGCCTGTCATTTGGGAAATTCCTGGAGCTAAGCTTTTCAAACCGCTCTACTGCTAACCGAATTGCAAGCTGTGGGCATTCTCTCCAGAGGGACTGTCTTCGTTTCTACGGGTACATATCGGCTATATCCCTTACCAATTAAAGTTGTCAATCCTCGAATGAAATCTCAGGTTACCTGCTAATCTATCAGATATGGGAACATGGTGGCCTTCTTCCGATATTCTCCTGTTGATATTCTATCAGTTACCCTCCCCCCCTCCGTATTGTGTTTCAACTGTCGCAGTCCACAAGACTGGACCAAAACGGTGGCAGTTGAGGTAAGTTATTTTCTCGAAATTACCTCACGTTCACTGCCTGCATCCTATGTTTCTGTTTATTTGTTGTGTCCGGGTGAATAATATTATGTCCATGGACTTCTGTTTGAAGATATATGGCAAAATGAAATCCTTACACTGGGAGATATCTGATTTTCTCCATCGCACTGAAAAGAATATTCCAAGTGAGGATGATCCGGTCAAGACAGGTATTCATAGGCAGATaattgagatgaaggatttgctTAAAATGGAAAGAAACGAATGCGAGGTGACGAAATTAGATTTTTTTTTCTTGTTCAAGGGTTACACATGTTTATGTTGATTTTTTAATATATTTTTCCTTTTGCAGATTTTGCTCTTACCTGTTATCAGAGATAGTAATCACCACGTGCAGGCATCAATTGATATTCTGGAGCTCAACCGCTTGAGGCGTGGCCTTATTCTTGATGCTTACCTTTGGGATCGGAGGCTATGTCACATAGATTCACTTATTGAAACAAATGGTTGTGTTTCAAAGAACAATCCTGCTACCGAATTTCTCTTGGACATCAGACTGAAGGAGTGGAAAACAGATTTGCTTGAGGCGGACACAAATATTGGAAAACCCACTTGTTTGTTGCAGTCACCTGGAAGTCCAAGAAAATCTTTGTTATCCAGAGAGGTCTGCTTCAGTGATGACGAGTACAGTATGTCTGGGAAAAAATTGCAGATTGATCTGGTTGATCATCCTGGTGATGATACAGAAGATCTTGACAAGGTCTTCAGCAAATTcaatggagagaaagaatggccATCCACTAGAGCTGCTATTGGTATGGAACCTGTTGAGAGGTTACCCTCACTTGCGTCTATTTTTTCTGATAACATTGATTTAGCATGGACTGGATCCAGTGAGTTACAGTATGATCTTCCACAAGATTTCACCAAAATCGATGAAAATGGATCCCTTAATTTGTTGGATAACCCAGGTTACAAGAATGCCCCTGTTAGAATTCACTCATTTGATTCTACAGTAGCATCCCGTCAGCGAGAACGCACTGGATTAGCTCCTACTTCATTGCATCTATCGTCATTCAGATCTGCTGAGTACTTCGGGGGTTTGACAAGCATCACAAAAGATCCAATGCCAAATATAAGGAGGGCTTGTTCTCAAAGGTCACCTGGGGCCATagagaaattaaatgttattctaACTCGTTCACCCACACATATCTCATCCGCTTCACATATGGTTGATGATGGGGCACGGCTGCTGCTGCCCCAGATTGGCAATGAAGATGTTGTTGTTGCAGTCTATGATGATGAACCCACCAGTATTGTTGCATATGCCATGACTTCAAATGAATATGTGCAGAAAGTCACACGAAAACTAAATTCAACTTCGAGTTTTTCACATCTTCCAAATGCCACCGAGTTAAACCATGGACTTGAACAGTCATTGCCCTCACAAGAAAACAATCTGGATTCTGAGGGAACTCATTTTAAGTTTTCTTTCGACGACGAAACCCCTCTTCCTGCAGATAATGCGAAGTTCTCTGTGATTTGTTATTTTGCAAAGCATTTTGCTGCGCTTAGAGATAAATGCTGTCCAAAAGATATTGATTACATCCGTTCACTAAGTCGCTGCAAGAGATGGTCTGCACAAGGTGGAAAAAGCAATGTTTACTTTGCAAGGACACTGGATGAGAGGTTCATAATCAAACAAGTCACCAAGACAGAGCTGGACTCTTTTGTGGAATTTGCTCCTCAGTACTTCAAGTATTTGATGGAATCCTTGGCCTCTGGTAGCCCAACTTGCCTGGCAAAAATAGTAGGATTATATCAGGTTTGTTGTTGCCTGGCCCatgatgccccccccccccccccccccccccccctctgctAGTTGTAAACACCAAAGAATGTGCCTAGATTTGATTTTGCTGGCTTTGCATCTAATTCAGGTTAATGTCAAGGGCTTGAAAACTGGAAGGGAAGTGAAGATGGATCTAATGGTGATGGAGAATCTTTTCTTTGAAAAAAAGATACCTAGGGTGTATGATCTGAAGGGTTCATTACGCTCTCGCTACACATCCGGTGATAGCAAAGTCTTGTTAGATTCAAACCTCATAGAGGCACTGCATACAAAGCCTATATTTTTAGGGAGCCGAGCAAAGCGAAGATTGGAAAGAGCTGTCTGGAATGATACTTCGTTTCTTGCGGTATGTTATATCTTGTTATGCATGCTGTTTTAACCAATATATATATTGAAGATCTAATGAAACTTCAAGTTCCCACATGATTAGCACCAATTATCCTCTGCCATTTGTACTTTGCTATATATGTCTTCTGTGCGTACTGTTTAACTGACTTGACAGTCTGGGATTTGCATAGGTACAAACTATGCATTTTTCAGCCTGTATGAAAGAACACTGTTTCTGTAATCTTCATCTTCCACACTCTGCATGTCTTGCTTTTAGTTTGCAAATAATGTAGTTACTAACAAGAACCATCCAAGTCTACCAGTCGGCTTTCTGAAATGGTCATGTTAATccaacccttccctcaccttgttatatatttatttatttcgaaaatggtattgcaatatATACTTATTTTGGAGTAATTTTTTTGTGAAAGCCATGTGACTCATAAGCGGCAATTTTAGGAGTTCACGTATTACTGAAAAATGACGGTTGTAATTCTATCTGCTTTGCAGTCGGCGGATGTCATGGATTACTCGCTTCTTGTTGGAATCGACGAGGAGAAGAAAGAACTCGTCATTGGCATCATCGATTACTTGCGCCAATACACCTGGGACAAACAGCTTGAGACTTGGGTGAAGGCCTCTGGCATCCTGGGAGGCCCCAAGAACGAAGCCCCCACCATTATATCCCCGATGCAGTACAAGAAGAGGTTCAGGAAGGCCATGTCCAAGTACTTCCTCACCGTCCCTGATCAATGGACCTCTTAACAACTACTCATAGCGATTAACTAGACCGCCAGAAGCGTTGTGGCAATAGCGAATGTTGCGGTGAGGATCAGCTGATTCATTTTGTACACAGTTGTGGCAATTGGGCTGTAGGCATAGGTAGGATCACCCTCTCCCTGGATACCAAGCATGCTAATTGCAGTGTCCAGCCAAAGATAGGAGGTGTGATCGTTGTACATTGTGACCAACATAGTTACAAGACAAAGTTATCATATAATGCAGAGGAAGGTACTTCTGCTACATCAGGTTGTATGATACTACCCCAAAGTAGAGAAGTGTGCAATATACGAAATAAGTGCATTCATCGGCACACTTACATATCATCTAGACTGATTTTTGCATTGATGGGTCCCAATTGGGTTTTGGCAATTAATAATATGGTAATTAAAAGAATTAATAGTCTATCAGCTTTATTTTAGAAACTCAAGTCTATTTTGATTTTAGAAGCATTAATGGGCCCACTTTTTGTGCTTACTAGTTACAAGTGGTTGGTTGTTTGATGAATAATGGTAATGTAAGTAAGAGAATTAATAGTTTATCAAATTTATCAAGATAGGAGTAGTTCATTTTGATGAGTAGAAGCATTGATGGTGCCCACTTTTTGTGCTTACAAGTTACACCCTttttgttcctaaatataagacgttttgacAGTTTAATTTAATTTGCCAAAACATCTTACATTTAAAACTAGAGGTAGTACAAGTGGTTGGTTCTGTTTGGTGATTAATGATAAGGTAATTCAGAGACTTAATAGTTTATATCAAGTTTACTTTGGAAACTTTAGTTCATTTTGGTGAGTACACACATTAATGATGCCTGCCTTTTGTGCTTACAAGTTACAAAGTGGCTGGTCCTAAAACACATAGATCGTACTACGTCTGTAAACTAATACAAGACTTTTTACACAAATTTGAAAAGTCTTATATTAATTTACAGAGGGTGTATTTATATGACTTTTGTTGATCCACACATACGGCAACTCTACTATCAAGCACGCCTAGCTAGGGATGAACTGATCAAGACAAATATGACAAATCATATGGTATGGTGTAATGATATTGTATAGGCATTACATCCATAATCTATAGACCGGCGAAATGACCAACTCATCTATAACTAATGCTCCACCCAAAGACATCTATCAAAGTATGCATCCTCAAGTATTAAGTAAATAAAACATAACATTGCATTAAGTAAGAGATCGAGGCTGCAGAGATGTTAGGAGAGATTGGGAGGTAGTTCCGGAGGAGGTGCGACCGTCTCGAGAGGGGGAGATCAAGGCTGCAGAGACCTTCACCGGAGGCGGAGAAGATGGCCACAGTGACAAAGATTATAGGGTATTTTGTCGATTACTTTCTTGGGGTTGAACGAACTGGCGAGGCGCAACTAATGGACAAGTTAGTGGGGCGTGTGGTGGCCGTTGGGCGCGCAGATGATGAAGGCCGTGTACAAGATGGATGTTaggagagagatggagagaagaGGAAGGGTATGACATGTAGGTCCATGTGGTCAGTGAGAGAAATGAATGATCCCGCTCAGGGCTGTCCTTCCAAACAAGTCTAGGTTAGGTTTAGGGTTACAATTAAATGGGATCGTTGAGTATAGGGTATGGACATTAGGGATTTAGAGGTCGGGGTTCATTTTTGTCGTCCTCTACAACCTTAAAGGTTTAAAACAAACTTCACTCTTGATAATATATTTCGCTCATCGCATGCCCATCACTGAGAAAACGAGTCAGCTATCTTTTTATCCTGAATGACGAGAATATAACTATAATCTCTTTTTCTCTTATCGTCATCATAATATTTCACTTTTGATTTTTCACCTAAAACGACCAATGGTTAGATGAAGAATTAGAGGGAAACATGCATTAATAAACCATGCAAAACGCCACACATAATCTGACCATAAAGTAGTAATTTGTCAAATAACAAAAAATAACTACGAgaattacatcatatggatcacAATCATATTAGACATCTCCTGTGATCTTTGCATCAAAGGACAAGGAGAGATTGCTGCATAGCTACAACTACAAACTCATAGTCTCCGTCTCTTTGTAGAACTTGAAAAGAAAATGATGTGACATGAGAATAGATCACATTTGACAGCAGGAGATGCCATTAGATAGATTCAGTGGACTACTCACACACGATCATGGGAGAAATAGAGGGGGTCACTGAAGAAGTTTATGATGACGATTCCCCCCTCCACCAGAGTCCTGGAGCAGGGTTGTAGATAAGTTCCTCTTAGACCGCGAACAGTCGACGACATAAAAATTTCATGATGAATATGACACGTCACAAGAGGTATAAACGAGAGTCTAGGTACAAAGAGGTacgaggggggcaccccaagtcCCACATGATGGGCCTGGGCATGCCGCCCATGTTTAGCAGGGTCGTCACCTCCACCCTTATGAACCTACATTTTTTGTTTTGAATTGTCCAAATACCTGAAAGCAACATTATTAAGATAGAAATCCATCGTTTCTGGCactaggttaatatgttagtccaaaaAAGTAACAATATACTGTATAATAGGGCAAAATATAGCATGACGCATTCAAAAATATAGCAATAATGCATTCAAATAAACATAAACAGTTTATCCTCGCCACCTTTAATACTCTTAACGTGCAACTATGCCAACTCATCATGGTACTATGCATGAAAAAAGACCTACTCCAAGGTATCATTGTGAGGCAGCCAGCTGTCTGCTCACCGTGTGATCAATACCCCTGAGATCCGAGCTTTGCTCCCGTGAGGTCAACACCCGAAGGTCCCTAGCTCCATTTAGGAATAAGGTCTGCCACCACCGCGGACAAAGCCAAAATTGGGGGCGTCAGGGGAGACAAGGGAGGAGCCCGGGTGGCAGCTAGGGTTGTAGTCACCCGGTCGCCAAAGAAGGCGACACGGGAGTCGGGCGAAAAAATGACTGAAAGGATAGTAGAGTCATTCGAGAAGAACAAGTATGACACCCCTGTATGGCACAGAGGATTTTTAATAAGTTATTACTCCTTATGTTAACAAATATAAAGATGATTTGGACCACTTACGatttagagcatctacaaccagaCGCTCCATATCTGCCCCAGACGCGTTGGGCAGCCTGCCTGGTCACTGCCTGGGAGGTGATGTACCCCTGCCTCGCTGGACGTGGTGCAGTTCGTCTGGCGCCTGAACCCCGATATGACCCACTCGGTGGCGCGCCATCCCCGTGGGGTCGGGCTCCGAGCCGAAGGTAAATGCCGACGTGGTGTATGGGAAGCACGTCGCGGATGCGAGGCATGTCCGCATGCAAGGCACTGAGCGCAGATGGCCGTGGAGGCGGAGTCGCACGCTGCGGACACGGGGTGTGCCCGTTGTGCAAGGCACCAAGCGGGATGGCCGCGGAAGCTCTTTCGGCCAAGGCCGCGGAGGTGGAGTCGCACGCCCCGGGCCCGTCTGCCCCCGCCACTTCCATCATCGATCTTACGTCCACCAGTGACACACAGACTGGAGATTCCaacgaggaagagtagggcatgggacaCGGCGGCGCCTCGAGTTTCATGAGCCGGTCTGTGTCCCATGTCCTACTTTACCTCGCCGGCAACCGCACCTTCACTCCAAGGGGCTCAGCTGGCCatgtgtaagggcatatttatcccttagtagttttggtgattgatgacaatgcttttgcggactaatcctGTGCAGTGAGCATTTTAGATATTCCATGTCTAagcacaagacgatttggtgcccctcggAGCTTATTGAAGACGGTGTTTCTCTACgattcttttcggtggatttgagttgtacgaaagccgtactattaagagggggtccccgttggaaaggtttgggtggaatcaacacgtacacgtctgttcctttttgcaccacctttcctttggctctttggagcATGCTCCGTCTCTCCGTGTCTCTGCAAAATGAAGGACTCCTAGTGTTGCTGATCTGGGGCATCCGGTAGTACTGCTcttcggagcggtagtaccgcaggctcTTGCAGTAGTACCGCAAGCCCTTCCGGTAGTACCACAGGTgctcacggtagtaccgctccttgggagcggtagtaccgtggccttaGGCCAGGCACAACTGCTCGAGCGGTAGTAGGggtggatgtaattttttacatccacgccctacgcggtagtaccgctccgttggcgcggtagtaccgtgggctCTGGCCGGGCGCAGCAGCATGAGtggaagtaggggcggatgtaattttttacatctgcgccctacgcggtagtaccggtCCAGGCTTGCGGTAGTACTGTGTCAGATTTTTGCATAGATCAAAACTCAACGGAAGTAgtcacggatgtatttttatatatCAGTGCCTTCCCAGCCTAGACTAgtcctgccttgcggtagtaccgcgccagcggttctaccgctccCTGCCTTAGCGCATCTGGGCTGGTTCTAGCCCCTGCCgtgccagcggtagtaccgcagttcttcgcggtagtaccgcgggcccgtgcggtagtaccgcttgtatggtgcggtagtaccgcgtgtcgcaggctgagttggaggataacggttggatttgttctttcactatataaggggagtcttcttctccaagttgactacctcttccatccccaagctccattgttgctctaagctccattttcgctcgatctctctccctagccaatcaaacttgttgattttctagggattggttgaggaggccacgatctacactccaccaagagaaatttgattccccccactaatcccttgtggatcttgttactcttgggtgtttgagcaccctagacggttgagttcaccgtggagccatattccattgtggtgaagcttcgtggtgttgttgggagccttcaattaagttgtggagattgccccaaccttgtttgtaaaggttcggtcgccgcctccaagggaaccaatagtggaatcacggcatctcgcattgtgtgagggcgtgaggagaatacggtggccctagtggcttcttggggagcattgtgcctccacaccgttccaacggagacgtacttcctctcaaagggaaggaacttcggtaacacatcctcgtcttcaccggctccactcttggttattcgttcctttacttgtgcaagcttatctTGTATTACattccttgcttgcttgtgtgcttgtggttgttgcatcatataggttgttcacctagttgcatatctagacaacctactttgatgcaaagtttatattggtaaagaaaagctaaaaaatgttagttgcctattcaccccctctagtcaactatatcgatcctttcaattggtaccagagcctcgtctcttttctaaggactttaccgtccgaagagtataGTTGACTCCGTAGACGGTGAGGAGGAGCACCCCGGTGTGATTCTGTcctcgtctacggccgatgggggaacctcggtctcacgggaggagttcaatgtggctttggacacattgaaaacctccatgatgGCCGAGGTCAAAGGCATGCTTAAGAACTTTCTTGATGGTCTCAAATTATCCACCACACCGTTGGAAGTGgtcgatcccactaacaaggtgacgaatgctaactccgacaagggggaatcTACTAGTGAGAAAGTTCCTGTGTCTAGTGGTAGAAATGGTAGTGGCAtttttgcccatgtggaacctcctattacttatggaggacctattccctccactcatttaaatcatgcCGGCCCTCCTCCTGatattgtgaaaaatgaggattttgacgctcgggtctatcgctttaaacgtcatttaaatcatgttaatgaaggaaatatgccctagaggcaataataaatttattatttatttcctcatatcatgataaatgtttattattcatgctagaattgtattaatcagaaacataatacatgtgtgaatacatagacaaacatagtgtcactagtatgcctctacttgactagctcgttgatcaaagatggttgagtttcctagccatagacatgagttgtcatttgattaacgggatcacatcattaggagaatgatgtgattgacttgacccatttcgttagcttagcacttgatcgtttagtttactgctattgctttctccatgacttatacatgttcctatgactatgagattatgcaactcccgaataccggaggaacactttgtgtgctaccaaacgtcacaacgtaactgggtgattataaaggtgctctacaggtgtctccgatggtgttcgttgagttggcatagatcgagaataggatttgtcactccgattgtcggagaggtatctctgggccctctcggtaatgcacatcactataagccttgcaagcaatgtgactaatgagttagttatgggatgatgcactacataacgagtaaagagacttgccggtaacgagattgagctagatattgagataccgatgatcgactctcgggcaagtaacataccgatgacaaagggaacaacgtatgttgttatgcggtttgaccgataaagatcttcgtagaatatgtaggagacaatattagcatccaggttccgctattggttattaaccggagacgtgtcttggtcatgtctacatagttctcgaacccgtagggtccgcacgcttaacgtttggtgacgatcggtattatgagtttatgtgttttgatgtaccgaaggtagttcggagtcccggatatgatcacgggcatgacaaggagtctcgaaatggtcgagacataaagatcgatatattggacgattatatttggacatcggaatggttccgggtgagatcgggaatataccggagcaccgggaggttacaggaaccccccgggaggtatatgggccttattgggccttagtggaaaagaggggaaaggagcaaaggagggggcgccccccctaagcccaatccgaattgggaggggggccgcccccctttccttcctccctccttccctttccttccctctcctactccaacttggaaaggggggaatcctactcccggtgggagtaggactcccctagggcgtgccatagagagggccggccttccccctcctccactcctttatatacgggggagggggcaccccatagacacacaagttgatcattgatctctcttagccgtgtgcggtgcccccctccaccataatcacctcggtcatatcgtagcggtgcttaggcgaagccctgcgtcggtaaacttcagcatcaccatcatcacgccgtcgtgctgacgaagctctccctcgaagctctactgcatcgtgagttcgtgggacgtcgccaagctgaacgtgtgcagtccgcggaggtgccgtaaCTTTGGTGctgggatcggtcgatcgtgaagatgtacgactacatcaaccacgttgtcataacacttccgcttacggtctacgagggtacgtagacaacactctcccctctcgttgctatgcatcaccatgatcttgcgtgtgcgtaggaatttttttgaaattactacgttccccaacagtggcatccgagccaggtttatgcgtagatgttatatgcacgagtagaac contains:
- the LOC109741036 gene encoding putative 1-phosphatidylinositol-3-phosphate 5-kinase FAB1C isoform X3, whose protein sequence is MGVVEFSVLGAVQKFRSLITGSTPAADEEARQASAPPSPATPPRSGGVSPVDSPPPAARSGGRRAIALRRQISSPQPLRCYPVSGTGFHGCRRADGEENDGPGKFFTPGNDCLNDLSDTDSVSELNRSMTLSPLESPTWMVWQNGGTRTSRTNGRFSLDSLEHGTKTIAESSGESDTNKHQVDFDANIWRPPPPEDEGDDAESRVFGFDDDDDDDDGVEESSNLLALGCFSTNKTVGADMITDIAHTEGLRNAVLGHFRALVAQLLNGEGISVGNDDGCISWLEIVSSLSWQAASYVRPNTKKGGSMDPTDYVKVKCIASGDPTDSNLVRGVVCSKNLKHKRMMSEHRNAKLLILGGALEYQRVTNKLASIDTILEQEKEHLRTIVRNIESLQPNVLLVEKSVSSYAQELLAKEISLVLNVKRPLLERISRCTGAQIGSSIENIASARLGQCEMFKVQKFLEFPSGKQTNRRSTKTLMFFEGCPRRLGCTVLLRGPCREELKKVKRTVQLAVFAAYHLSLETSFFADEGATLPKGPSRPVIELPDIRGDTDCFAGSAGVGMPHKLKQIQGDDSRMFEEISVSPRSLCLNEEGESVVFEHRESGSPVEHRESGSPVEHRESGSPVDDYLPHAIGSCEESKISPYFLDLDPRTSGKKCQEVDHWNHKRHHDCPAGDCNDQNEFSGEFFGTNDNHQSILVSLSSTCIPKSLVCERPQLFRIKFYGSFDKPLGRYLRQDLFDQAYCCPSCKEPSESHVRCYIHQHGSLTIRVRRLLSQKLPGERDGRIWMWHRCLKCEPKNGVPPATRRVIMSDAAWGLSFGKFLELSFSNRSTANRIASCGHSLQRDCLRFYGYGNMVAFFRYSPVDILSVTLPPSVLCFNCRSPQDWTKTVAVEIYGKMKSLHWEISDFLHRTEKNIPSEDDPVKTGIHRQIIEMKDLLKMERNECEILLLPVIRDSNHHVQASIDILELNRLRRGLILDAYLWDRRLCHIDSLIETNGCVSKNNPATEFLLDIRLKEWKTDLLEADTNIGKPTCLLQSPGSPRKSLLSREVCFSDDEYSMSGKKLQIDLVDHPGDDTEDLDKVFSKFNGEKEWPSTRAAIGMEPVERLPSLASIFSDNIDLAWTGSSELQYDLPQDFTKIDENGSLNLLDNPGYKNAPVRIHSFDSTVASRQRERTGLAPTSLHLSSFRSAEYFGGLTSITKDPMPNIRRACSQRSPGAIEKLNVILTRSPTHISSASHMVDDGARLLLPQIGNEDVVVAVYDDEPTSIVAYAMTSNEYVQKVTRKLNSTSSFSHLPNATELNHGLEQSLPSQENNLDSEGTHFKFSFDDETPLPADNAKFSVICYFAKHFAALRDKCCPKDIDYIRSLSRCKRWSAQGGKSNVYFARTLDERFIIKQVTKTELDSFVEFAPQYFKYLMESLASGSPTCLAKIVGLYQVNVKGLKTGREVKMDLMVMENLFFEKKIPRVYDLKGSLRSRYTSGDSKVLLDSNLIEALHTKPIFLGSRAKRRLERAVWNDTSFLASADVMDYSLLVGIDEEKKELVIGIIDYLRQYTWDKQLETWVKASGILGGPKNEAPTIISPMQYKKRFRKAMSKYFLTVPDQWTS